In one Pelecanus crispus isolate bPelCri1 chromosome 12, bPelCri1.pri, whole genome shotgun sequence genomic region, the following are encoded:
- the HASPIN gene encoding serine/threonine-protein kinase haspin: MPFQPRLLRTYSRRGGHLRPLPLPDRWISPPKDRKRFFSSTSAGSSAASAGSSALSAPSDDPDFSPPGKRRRQPLGKRPARPRRLRARAKENRPPGPPLLASPSPSPSPSPSPCGAARRRQGPPCGARRPLLCSTPQWLPPRLRPCRRRAPPAELSSLALLSTTVEGGSGLGGSLELCSPPPRQRTASSDSAPSSPESFRGDLEQLPPLPGADGVREEGAGRPCPNGRERSGEPGSVLQKSGRVRGPCQARAPLSPEEATSAPRAALPPVNGEPQHPAPCDGATSDQARDDLRRDSTKGSLRCQRGKTKNHHLTPVVVLDPQEVPLWLSSMKCNKKADIQPACQQPVSPLGLQGILENKHKSTKRVSGEGSTCRKACISGFSASRWGRQVRLRPKRHKNNRQQKQPNNSFFRSQMRQKGMKKGVLEMSVDTTDNDYSLLNSSHSWGRVRASLSFHKKKKVTTEESFCHSILCTPSVKSYLSGHQATLSAGKAQCCTWSASSMVLLAPRNSHSMLELTLTDAEKVFGECYQEGPITFEECIPLDKMKDCKKIGEGVFGEVFQIDSERGPVALKIIPIEGTERVNGEAQKSFGEILPEIIISKELSLLSEESVNRTVGFISLYSVHCVQGAYPKYLLEAWDKYHKVTGSENDRPDLFGDEQLFMVLEFEFGGSDLENMRKTLSSVASAKSILHQVTASLAVAEQELCFEHRDLHWGNVLVKETDVKELNYVLNGATHTIPTAGIHVNIIDYTLSRLEKDGLTVFCDLSTDEELFQGTGDYQFDIYRQMKAENSNSWTDYHPHSNVLWLHYLSDKLLKDMRYKKKESTSAMRKIKQQLRKFHKEVLTFESANEVLQNSSLFQ; encoded by the coding sequence atgCCCTTCCAGCCGCGCCTGCTCCGCACCTACTCGCGGCGCGGCGGACACCTCCGTCCGCTGCCGCTGCCCGACCGATGGATTTCGCCGCCTAAGGACCGCAAGCGCTTCTTCAGCTCGACCTCGGCCGGCTCCAGCGCCGCCTCAGCCGGCTCCAGCGCCCTCTCCGCCCCCTCGGACGACCCCGACTTCTCGCCGCCCGGCAAGCGCCGCCGACAGCCGCTGGGTaagcgccccgcccgcccccggcgccTGCGGGCCCGGGCGAAGGAGAACCgtccgccggggccgccgctccTCGCCTCCCCCTCGCCCTCGCCCTCGCCGTCGCCGTCCCCGtgcggcgccgcccgccgccgccagggGCCGCCCTGCGGGGCGCGGCGCCCCCTGCTGTGCAGCACCCCCCAGTGGCTGCCCCCGCGCCTccggccctgccgccgccgggccccgccggccgagCTCAGCTCCCTGGCCCTGCTCAGCACCACCGTGGAGGGCGGCTCGGGGCTGGGCGGCAGCCTGGAGCTCTGCTCCCCGCCGCCCAGGCAACGCACCGCCTCGTCCGACAGCGCCCCGAGCTCGCCGGAGTCGTTTCGGGGAGACTTGGAGCAGCTCCCACCGTTGCCGGGGGCCGACGGCGTGAGGGAAGAAGGGGCTGGACGGCCCTGCCCAAACGGCAGGGAAAGGAGCGGCGAGCCAGGCTCGGTGTTGCAGAAGtcgggcagggtgcggggacCCTGCCAGGCACGAGCTCCCTTGTCCCCAGAGGAAGCCACAAGCGCTccccgggcagcgctgcctccCGTTAACGGAGAGCCACAGCACCCCGCACCGTGCGACGGTGCCACTTCTGACCAAGCGCGTGATGATCTGAGGAGAGATTCAACAAAAGGAAGCTTGCGTTGTCAGAGAGGCAAAACCAAGAACCACCACCTTACACCGGTGGTGGTCTTGGACCCTCAAGAGGTGCCGTTGTGGCTGTCGAGCATGAAATGCAACAAAAAGGCAGATATTcagcctgcctgccagcagccagtATCTCCTTTGGGCCTTCAGGGAATCTTGGAGAATAAACATAAAAGTACCAAGCGTGTTTCTGGAGAGGGAAGTACCTGTAGAAAAGCTTGCATCAGCGGCTTCAGTGCCAGCCGGTGGGGGAGGCAAGTAAGGCTCCGTCcaaaaaggcacaaaaataacagacagcagaagcagcccAATAATTCCTTTTTCAGATCACAGATGAGGCAAAAAGGAATGAAGAAGGGTGTTCTGGAGATGTCTGTAGATACAACAGACAATGACTATTCGCTCCTCAATAGCTCCCATTCCTGGGGTAGAGTTCGAGCATCTTTGTCCTTCCATAAGAAGAAGAAAGTTACCACAGAAGAGAGTTTCTGCCACAGCATCCTTTGTACCCCTTCTGTGAAATCCTATCTTTCAGGGCACCAAGCAACCCTATCTGCTGGTAAGGCTCAGTGCTGCACTTGGTCTGCTTCCTCCATGGTCCTGCTGGCTCCCAGGAATTCCCATTCTATGCTGGAGCTAACGCTTACAGATGCAGAGAAGGTGTTTGGGGAATGCTACCAGGAGGGGCCTATCACTTTTGAGGAATGCATTCCTTTAGATAAGATGAAAGATTGCAAGAAAATTGGAGAAGGGGTGTTTGGAGAGGTCTTCCAGATCGACAGTGAGAGAGGACCTGTGgccttaaaaataattcccattGAGGGGACTGAAAGAGTAAATGGTGAAGCTCAAAAGAGCTTTGGAGAGATTCTGCCTGAAATAATAATTTCGAAAGAACTCAGTCTTCTGTCTGAAGAGTCTGTGAATAGGACTGTTGGGTTCATCAGCTTGTACTCTGTGCACTGTGTTCAAGGGGCCTACCCTAAGTATCTCCTGGAAGCCTGGGACAAATACCACAAAGTAACAGGATCAGAAAATGATCGGCCAGACCTTTTTGGGGACGAGCAGCTCTTCATGGTTCTGGAGTTTGAATTTGGAGGCAGTGACTTGGAGAATATGAGAAAGACGTTGAGTTCAGTGGCATcagcaaaaagcattttgcacCAGGTCACTGCTTCCCTGGCTGTGGCAGAACAGGAACTGTGCTTTGAGCACAGAGACTTGCACTGGGGGAATGTGCTGGTAAAGGAAACTGATGTAAAGGAGCTTAATTATGTGTTGAATGGGGCAACGCACACAATCCCCACAGCAGGGATTCATGTCAACATCATAGATTACACCTTGTCTCGGCTGGAGAAGGATGGGTTAACTGTGTTTTGTGACCTTTCCACTGATGAAGAACTGTTTCAAGGCACAGGGGACTACCAGTTTGATATCTACAggcaaatgaaagcagagaacTCCAACAGCTGGACTGACTATCATCCACACAGCAACGTCCTCTGGCTGCACTACTTGTCGGATAAACTTTTGAAAGACATGAGGTACAAGAAAAAGGAATCAACTTCTGCCatgaggaaaataaagcagcagctcaggaagTTCCACAAAGAAGTACTGACCTTTGAGTCGGCCAATGAAGTTTTACAAAacagcagcctcttccagtga